The following coding sequences lie in one Halarcobacter mediterraneus genomic window:
- a CDS encoding UDP-N-acetylmuramoyl-L-alanyl-D-glutamate--2,6-diaminopimelate ligase has product MQLIINNTIFTDNSKEAVKGTVFVLSKQNEKFKDDAISNGCEKVIKAIQLKEYFDMSSIKIIGVTGTNGKTTTAGAIYSILLDLGYKVALQGTRGFFINDQRVEEYTLTTPVQLGNFAHIQKAIENDCQFFVMEVSSHAIEQKRIEGLDFELKIHTNITRDHLDYHKTIEEYINVKNSFFNDESKKLINKDDKVVKFNPKNALTYSLENPSTYKVSAYSFKNGTNVMFSKIEEVHSYSSLLMGIFNIYNLTAAIAAVDMVTNKSLDKICKVVENFAGVSGRMETISENPFVIVDFAHTPDGMKEVFESFNHKNIITVFGAGGDRDKEKRPLMGQIAANFAKTIIVTSDNPRFEDPDLIIEDICKGIKNKENLYIEINRKEAIKKGIDLARKDKDSVLLILGKGDEPYQIIYDQKMPLSDKEEVLKYLS; this is encoded by the coding sequence TTGCAACTAATCATAAATAATACAATATTTACAGATAATTCAAAGGAAGCTGTAAAGGGTACAGTTTTTGTTTTGTCAAAACAAAATGAAAAATTTAAAGATGATGCTATTTCAAATGGCTGTGAAAAAGTAATTAAAGCAATACAGCTTAAAGAATATTTTGATATGAGTTCTATTAAAATTATAGGTGTTACTGGAACAAATGGAAAAACAACAACAGCAGGAGCTATTTATTCTATTCTTTTAGACTTAGGTTATAAAGTAGCCTTGCAAGGTACGAGAGGTTTTTTTATAAATGATCAAAGAGTTGAAGAATATACTTTAACTACTCCTGTTCAACTTGGTAATTTTGCCCATATTCAAAAAGCTATAGAAAATGATTGTCAATTTTTTGTTATGGAGGTTAGTTCCCATGCAATTGAACAAAAAAGAATTGAAGGTTTGGATTTTGAACTTAAAATTCATACAAATATTACAAGAGATCATTTAGATTATCATAAAACAATTGAAGAATATATCAATGTAAAGAACTCTTTTTTTAATGATGAATCTAAAAAATTAATTAATAAAGATGATAAAGTAGTTAAATTTAATCCTAAAAATGCATTAACATATTCTTTGGAAAATCCTTCAACTTATAAAGTTAGTGCCTATTCATTTAAAAATGGAACAAATGTAATGTTCTCAAAAATTGAAGAAGTTCATTCTTATTCTTCATTATTAATGGGAATTTTCAATATTTATAATCTAACAGCAGCAATTGCAGCAGTTGATATGGTTACAAATAAAAGTCTAGATAAAATTTGTAAAGTAGTAGAAAACTTTGCAGGTGTTAGTGGTAGAATGGAAACTATTAGTGAAAATCCTTTTGTCATAGTTGATTTTGCTCATACCCCAGATGGGATGAAAGAAGTTTTTGAAAGCTTTAATCATAAAAATATCATTACTGTCTTTGGAGCAGGAGGAGATAGGGATAAAGAGAAAAGACCTTTAATGGGACAAATAGCAGCAAACTTTGCTAAAACTATTATTGTAACTTCTGATAACCCAAGATTTGAAGACCCAGATTTAATTATTGAAGATATTTGTAAAGGTATAAAAAATAAAGAGAATCTTTATATTGAAATAAATAGAAAAGAGGCTATTAAAAAAGGTATTGACTTAGCAAGAAAAGACAAAGATTCAGTACTTTTAATCTTAGGAAAAGGTGATGAACCTTACCAAATTATTTATGATCAAAAAATGCCTTTAAGTGATAAAGAAGAAGTTTTAAAATATCTTTCTTAA
- a CDS encoding NifU family protein: protein MIPFSDEDLKPAVSSIIDTKIAPMLAKDGGAIELLDVIDSKIFIQLQGACVGCSASSSTLKFIVEKEIRTAIHPELQIINVPQGMENNLQEL, encoded by the coding sequence ATGATACCCTTTTCTGATGAAGATTTAAAACCAGCAGTTAGTTCTATAATTGATACTAAAATAGCTCCTATGCTTGCAAAAGATGGTGGTGCAATAGAGTTATTAGATGTTATTGATAGTAAAATTTTTATTCAATTACAAGGAGCCTGTGTTGGTTGTAGTGCAAGCTCAAGTACTTTAAAGTTTATTGTTGAAAAAGAAATAAGAACTGCAATTCATCCAGAACTTCAAATAATAAATGTACCTCAAGGTATGGAAAATAATTTACAGGAGCTTTAA